The following are encoded in a window of Streptomyces sp. Go-475 genomic DNA:
- a CDS encoding TetR/AcrR family transcriptional regulator produces the protein MQTRSPAGRAGRPRSAAADAAILAATREALVELGWSKLTLGDVATRAGVAKTTLYRRWAGKNELVVDAVAELFDELELPDRGSLAADIEGVVLQFAAILALPEAKSGLMAVVAEATRDEALRERIRASVVDRQKRLVLEGRARAQARGELPPEPDPRSAARTVDLIFDMVAGAVVHRTLVSAEPADEEWVRGFTRVLLQGLGT, from the coding sequence ATGCAGACCCGCAGCCCAGCCGGCCGCGCCGGGCGCCCGCGCAGCGCCGCGGCGGACGCCGCGATCCTGGCCGCGACGCGGGAGGCCCTCGTTGAGCTGGGCTGGTCGAAGCTCACCCTGGGAGACGTCGCGACCCGCGCCGGGGTTGCGAAGACGACGCTCTACCGTCGCTGGGCGGGCAAGAACGAACTGGTCGTCGACGCGGTGGCGGAGCTGTTCGACGAGCTGGAACTCCCGGACCGCGGCTCCCTGGCCGCCGACATCGAGGGCGTGGTGCTCCAGTTCGCCGCGATCCTGGCCCTGCCGGAAGCGAAGAGCGGTCTGATGGCGGTGGTGGCCGAGGCGACCCGCGACGAGGCCCTGCGGGAGCGCATCCGCGCGTCCGTGGTCGACCGTCAGAAGCGCCTGGTCCTGGAGGGCCGCGCCCGGGCCCAGGCGCGGGGCGAACTCCCTCCGGAGCCGGACCCGCGGTCGGCCGCCCGCACGGTCGACCTGATCTTCGACATGGTCGCGGGAGCGGTGGTGCACCGCACCCTGGTGAGCGCGGAGCCGGCGGACGAGGAGTGGGTCCGCGGTTTCACCAGGGTGCTGCTGCAGGGGCTCGGCACGTAG
- a CDS encoding tetratricopeptide repeat protein, producing MQPRNMSMSGVVDLAAVKAAQEAKAKAEQARAQAAREGGTGAISPVDLVIDVDEAGFERDVLQRSAEVPVVIDFWAEWCQPCKQLSPVLERLAVEYDGRFLLAKIDVDANQMLMQQFGIQGIPAVFAVVAGQALPLFQGAAGEAQIRQTLDQLVQVAEQRFGLTGLTVDPDAEPGGGAQAAPERPAGPHDGLLEAAVQALDSGDLSGAVQAYKNVLNEDPGNEEAKLGLAQAELLQRVQGVDPQQVRKEAAEKPADVQAQIAAADLDLVGGHVEDAFGRLIETVQRTVGDDRDTVRMRLLELFEVVGPEDPRVIAARRALARALF from the coding sequence ATGCAGCCACGGAACATGTCCATGAGCGGAGTCGTCGACCTCGCCGCGGTGAAGGCGGCCCAGGAGGCCAAGGCGAAGGCGGAGCAGGCGCGCGCCCAAGCCGCCCGGGAGGGCGGCACGGGGGCGATCTCCCCGGTCGATCTCGTCATCGACGTCGATGAGGCGGGGTTCGAGAGGGACGTCCTCCAGCGGTCCGCCGAGGTGCCCGTCGTCATCGACTTCTGGGCCGAGTGGTGTCAGCCCTGCAAGCAGCTGAGCCCGGTCCTGGAGCGGCTGGCCGTCGAGTACGACGGCCGCTTCCTGCTCGCCAAGATCGACGTCGACGCCAACCAGATGCTGATGCAGCAGTTCGGCATCCAGGGGATCCCCGCGGTCTTCGCGGTCGTCGCCGGGCAGGCGCTGCCGCTCTTCCAGGGGGCCGCGGGCGAGGCGCAGATCCGGCAGACCCTGGACCAGCTGGTGCAGGTCGCCGAGCAGCGCTTCGGCCTGACCGGCCTCACCGTCGACCCCGACGCCGAGCCGGGCGGCGGCGCCCAGGCGGCCCCCGAGCGGCCGGCCGGTCCGCACGACGGGCTGCTGGAGGCCGCCGTGCAGGCGCTCGACTCGGGCGACCTGAGCGGTGCCGTCCAGGCCTACAAGAACGTGCTGAACGAGGACCCGGGCAACGAGGAGGCCAAACTGGGCCTCGCCCAGGCCGAGTTGCTCCAGCGGGTGCAGGGCGTCGACCCGCAGCAGGTGCGCAAGGAGGCGGCGGAGAAGCCGGCCGACGTGCAGGCGCAGATCGCCGCCGCCGATCTCGATCTGGTGGGCGGCCATGTGGAGGACGCCTTCGGCCGGCTCATCGAGACCGTGCAGCGCACGGTGGGTGACGACCGGGACACCGTCAGGATGCGGCTGCTGGAGCTGTTCGAGGTCGTCGGGCCCGAGGATCCGCGGGTGATCGCGGCGCGCAGGGCCCTGGCTCGGGCCCTGTTCTGA
- a CDS encoding DUF6230 family protein — translation MESQVRGGTRWKRFAVVMVPSVAATAAIGVALAQGALAASFSVSGQSFKVTTDQLVGTGFSQYGALDEGYTLDGKKAVHPVAVSSFKQATIKNLCQSVVTPNIPVLGNVSLILRAGQGEKPVEAQNLYIDVADLSADATFENIDIGVAAKDANKGPAMRKGETANPYGFAQQADRAVLTDVKQTAWATTAGTFKLSGLKMSLSTGVKECY, via the coding sequence ATGGAGTCCCAGGTGCGTGGCGGGACCAGATGGAAGCGGTTCGCTGTGGTCATGGTGCCCAGCGTCGCCGCCACGGCTGCGATAGGTGTCGCCCTCGCGCAGGGCGCTCTCGCCGCGTCGTTCAGCGTCTCCGGCCAGTCGTTCAAGGTCACGACCGACCAGCTCGTCGGTACGGGCTTCTCGCAGTACGGCGCCCTCGACGAGGGATACACGCTCGACGGCAAGAAGGCCGTGCACCCGGTCGCGGTCTCGTCGTTCAAGCAGGCGACGATCAAGAACCTGTGCCAGTCGGTCGTCACCCCGAACATTCCGGTGCTCGGGAACGTCAGCCTGATCCTGCGTGCGGGTCAGGGTGAGAAGCCGGTCGAGGCGCAGAACCTCTACATCGATGTCGCCGACCTCAGCGCCGACGCGACGTTCGAGAACATCGACATCGGTGTGGCCGCCAAGGACGCCAACAAGGGTCCGGCCATGAGGAAGGGCGAGACGGCGAACCCGTACGGCTTCGCCCAGCAGGCGGACCGGGCGGTCCTGACCGACGTGAAGCAGACGGCGTGGGCGACCACCGCCGGAACCTTCAAGCTCAGCGGCCTGAAGATGTCGCTGTCGACGGGTGTCAAGGAGTGCTACTAA
- a CDS encoding DUF6114 domain-containing protein yields MSAETPAADGQFTLRRQQFRAWRGARPFWAGLFVLLSGLPIAYFPYANLQIGHLTLAMATTAGAGSLIIGVLLVVLGVSLWFQKHVRVFAGVAAILLALVSIPVSNLGGFLIGFLLALVGGAMAVAWAPGAPPAGQLATHASVGKGGAPEATDPDTTVLKPVDGLGKPNDLSGTNPANGANGRHSAG; encoded by the coding sequence ATGAGCGCCGAGACTCCTGCCGCAGACGGCCAGTTCACTCTCCGGAGGCAGCAGTTCCGCGCCTGGCGGGGTGCGCGGCCGTTCTGGGCCGGTCTGTTCGTCCTGCTCAGCGGACTGCCCATCGCCTACTTCCCGTACGCGAACCTCCAGATCGGTCACCTGACGCTGGCGATGGCGACCACCGCGGGTGCCGGGTCCCTGATCATCGGCGTGCTGCTCGTCGTGCTCGGCGTCAGCCTCTGGTTCCAGAAGCACGTCCGCGTCTTCGCGGGAGTCGCGGCCATCCTGCTGGCGCTGGTGTCCATCCCCGTGTCCAACCTCGGCGGCTTCCTCATCGGCTTCCTCCTCGCCCTCGTGGGCGGGGCGATGGCCGTGGCCTGGGCGCCGGGCGCACCGCCCGCCGGGCAGCTCGCCACCCACGCCAGTGTCGGCAAGGGCGGGGCTCCCGAGGCGACGGACCCCGACACCACGGTGCTCAAGCCCGTGGACGGACTGGGCAAGCCGAACGATCTGTCAGGAACGAACCCGGCCAACGGGGCGAACGGGAGGCACAGTGCCGGCTGA
- the pyk gene encoding pyruvate kinase, with the protein MRRSKIVCTLGPAVDSHEQLVALIEAGMNVARFNFSHGTHAEHQGRYDRVRAAAKETGRAIGVLADLQGPKIRLETFAEGPVELVRGDEFTITTEDVPGDKTICGTTYKGLPGDVNKGDQVLINDGNVELKVTEVEGPRVKTIVIEGGVISDHKGINLPGAAVNVPALSEKDVEDLRFALRMGCDLVALSFVRDAKDVQDVHRVMDEEGRRVPVIAKVEKPQAVQNMEDVVMAFDGVMVARGDLAVEYPLEKVPMVQKRLIELCRRNAKPVIVATQMMESMITNSRPTRAEASDVANAILDGADAVMLSAESSVGAYPIETVKTMSKIVTAAEQELMSKGLQPLVPGKKPRTQGGSVARAACEIADFLGGRVLVAFTQSGDTARRLCRYRASQPIVAFTTDEGTRNQMALSWGVEPYVVPFVNSTDEMVDLVDQELVKLNRFNEGDIAVITAGSPPGVPGTTNMVRVHHLGTKN; encoded by the coding sequence ATGCGCCGTTCGAAAATCGTCTGTACTCTCGGCCCCGCGGTCGACTCCCACGAGCAGCTTGTCGCGTTGATCGAAGCCGGCATGAACGTGGCCCGCTTCAACTTCAGCCACGGCACGCACGCCGAGCACCAGGGCCGGTACGACCGGGTCCGGGCCGCCGCCAAGGAGACCGGCCGGGCCATCGGTGTCCTCGCCGACCTGCAGGGCCCGAAGATCCGCCTGGAGACCTTCGCCGAAGGTCCCGTGGAACTGGTCCGCGGTGACGAGTTCACCATCACCACCGAGGACGTCCCGGGCGACAAGACGATCTGCGGGACGACCTACAAGGGCCTGCCCGGCGACGTCAACAAGGGCGACCAGGTCCTCATCAACGACGGCAACGTCGAGCTGAAGGTCACCGAGGTCGAGGGCCCCCGGGTGAAGACGATCGTCATCGAGGGCGGCGTCATCTCCGACCACAAGGGCATCAACCTGCCCGGCGCGGCCGTCAACGTGCCCGCGCTGAGCGAGAAGGACGTCGAGGACCTCCGCTTCGCGCTGCGCATGGGCTGCGACCTGGTCGCGCTGTCCTTCGTCCGCGACGCCAAGGACGTCCAGGACGTGCACCGCGTCATGGACGAGGAGGGCCGCCGCGTCCCGGTCATCGCCAAGGTGGAGAAGCCGCAGGCGGTGCAGAACATGGAGGACGTCGTGATGGCGTTCGACGGCGTGATGGTCGCCCGCGGTGACCTCGCCGTCGAGTACCCGCTCGAGAAGGTCCCCATGGTGCAGAAGCGCCTGATCGAACTGTGCCGGCGCAACGCCAAGCCGGTGATCGTGGCGACCCAGATGATGGAGTCGATGATCACCAACTCCCGTCCGACCCGCGCCGAGGCCTCCGACGTGGCCAACGCGATCCTGGACGGCGCCGACGCGGTCATGCTGTCCGCCGAGTCGAGCGTGGGCGCGTACCCGATCGAGACCGTCAAGACGATGTCGAAGATCGTCACCGCGGCCGAGCAGGAGCTGATGTCCAAGGGCCTGCAGCCGCTCGTCCCGGGCAAGAAGCCGCGCACACAGGGCGGTTCGGTGGCCCGCGCCGCCTGCGAGATCGCCGACTTTCTCGGCGGCCGGGTCCTGGTGGCCTTCACCCAGTCCGGCGACACGGCCCGCCGGCTGTGCCGCTACCGCGCCTCCCAGCCGATCGTCGCCTTCACCACCGACGAGGGCACCCGCAACCAGATGGCGCTGAGCTGGGGCGTGGAGCCGTACGTGGTGCCCTTCGTGAACAGCACCGACGAGATGGTCGACCTGGTCGACCAGGAGCTGGTGAAGCTGAACCGCTTCAACGAGGGCGACATCGCGGTCATCACCGCCGGCTCGCCCCCCGGCGTCCCCGGCACCACCAACATGGTGCGCGTGCATCACCTGGGCACCAAGAACTGA
- a CDS encoding acetate kinase codes for MSPTRVLVLNSGSSSVKYQLLDMRDSSRLAVGLVERIGERTSRLKHTPAGGESRERGGAIADHDAALKAVAEELAKDGLGLDSPELAAIGHRVVHGGRSFTEPTVVDDAVLAEIERLIPVAPLHNPANLTGLRTARALRPDLPQVAVFDTAFHTTMPESAARYAIDVETADAHRIRRYGFHGTSHAYVSRATAELLGKDPSEVNVIVLHLGNGASASAVRGGRCVDTSMGLTPLEGLVMGTRSGDMDPAVIFHLMRVGGMSADEIDTLLNKKSGLIGLCGDNDMREIRRRVDEGDERAELAFDIYIHRLKKYIGAYYAVLGRVDAVAFTAGVGENAAPVREAALAGLEGLGLAVDGERNAVRGDGARLISPEGARVAVAVVPTDEELEIATQTYALVNGSGNHT; via the coding sequence GTGAGTCCCACCCGTGTCCTCGTCCTCAACTCCGGCTCGTCGTCGGTGAAGTACCAGCTGCTCGACATGCGCGACAGCAGCCGGCTGGCGGTCGGCCTGGTCGAGCGCATCGGCGAGCGGACCTCCCGGCTGAAGCACACCCCGGCCGGCGGCGAGAGCCGGGAGCGCGGCGGGGCGATCGCCGACCACGACGCCGCTCTGAAGGCCGTGGCCGAGGAACTCGCCAAGGACGGCCTCGGCCTGGACTCCCCCGAGCTGGCCGCGATCGGGCACCGGGTGGTGCACGGGGGCCGGTCCTTCACCGAGCCGACCGTCGTCGACGACGCCGTGCTCGCCGAGATCGAGCGGCTCATCCCGGTCGCCCCGCTGCACAACCCGGCCAACCTCACCGGCCTGCGCACGGCCCGGGCGCTGCGGCCGGACCTGCCGCAGGTCGCCGTCTTCGACACCGCCTTCCACACGACGATGCCGGAGTCGGCCGCGCGCTACGCGATCGACGTCGAGACGGCCGACGCGCACCGCATCCGCCGCTACGGCTTCCACGGCACCTCCCACGCGTACGTCTCCCGGGCCACGGCCGAGCTGCTGGGCAAGGACCCGTCCGAGGTGAACGTGATCGTGCTGCACCTGGGCAACGGGGCGTCCGCCTCGGCCGTGCGGGGCGGCCGCTGCGTGGACACCTCCATGGGGCTGACGCCTTTGGAGGGGCTCGTGATGGGTACGCGCTCCGGAGACATGGACCCGGCCGTCATCTTCCATTTGATGCGTGTTGGTGGAATGTCCGCCGACGAGATCGACACTCTTCTCAACAAGAAGAGCGGTCTGATCGGTCTGTGCGGCGACAACGACATGAGGGAGATCCGCCGCCGCGTCGACGAGGGCGACGAGCGGGCGGAGCTGGCGTTCGACATCTACATTCACCGCCTGAAGAAGTACATCGGCGCCTATTACGCCGTACTCGGGCGGGTGGACGCGGTCGCCTTCACCGCCGGCGTCGGCGAGAACGCGGCACCCGTGCGGGAGGCCGCCCTGGCAGGGCTGGAGGGGCTGGGCCTCGCGGTGGACGGCGAGCGCAACGCCGTCCGCGGCGACGGGGCGCGGCTGATCTCGCCCGAGGGCGCCCGGGTCGCGGTGGCGGTGGTCCCTACTGACGAGGAATTGGAGATCGCGACACAGACCTACGCGCTGGTAAATGGTTCAGGGAATCACACCTGA
- the pta gene encoding phosphate acetyltransferase: MTRSVYVTGIDRGDGRQVVELGVMELLTRQVDRVGVFRPLVHDGPDRLFELLRARYRLAQDPATVYGMDYHEASALQAEAGTDELVSTLVDRFHRVARDYDVVLVLGTDFADTQLPDELSLNARLANEFGASVIPVVGGRKQTVESVLAETRNAYRAYDTLGCDVLAMVANRVAREDRDEIAGQLDSRLPVPCYVLPDEPALSAPTVSQISHALGAKVVLGDDSGLARDVLGFVFGGAMLPNFLGALTPGCLVVTPGDRADLVVGALAAHSAGTPPIAGVLLTLDEVPGDDILTLADRLAPGTPVLSVAGTSFPTAEQLFSLEGKLNAATPRKAERALGLFERYADTADLARRVSAPSSDRVTPMMFEHKLLEQARSDLRRVVLPEGTEERVLHAAEVLLRRGVCELTLLGPVDQIRKKAADLGIDLGESQLIDPADSELRDAFAEQYAALRAHRGVTVELAYDVVSDVNYFGTLMVQEGLADGMVSGSVHSTAATIRPAFEIIKTKPDADIVSSVFFMCLADKVLVYGDCAVNPDPDAEQLADIAIQSATTAERFGVEPRIAMLSYSTGTSGSGADVDKVREATELVRSRRPDLKIEGPIQYDAAVEPSVAATKLPGSEVAGQASVLIFPDLNTGNNTYKAVQRSAGAIAVGPVLQGLRKPVNDLSRGALVQDIVNTVAITAIQAQTPAPSPSEKAAAQ; the protein is encoded by the coding sequence GTGACCCGCAGCGTGTACGTGACCGGCATCGACCGCGGAGACGGCCGCCAGGTCGTCGAACTGGGGGTCATGGAGCTCCTCACCCGGCAGGTCGACCGGGTGGGTGTCTTCCGCCCCCTGGTCCACGACGGGCCCGACCGCCTCTTCGAGCTGCTGCGCGCCCGCTACCGGCTGGCCCAGGACCCGGCGACCGTCTACGGCATGGACTACCACGAGGCGTCCGCCCTCCAGGCCGAGGCCGGCACCGACGAGCTGGTGTCCACGCTCGTCGACCGCTTCCACCGGGTCGCCCGCGACTACGACGTCGTCCTGGTCCTCGGCACCGACTTCGCCGACACCCAGCTCCCGGACGAGCTGTCGCTCAACGCCCGGCTGGCGAACGAGTTCGGCGCGTCGGTGATCCCGGTCGTCGGCGGCCGCAAGCAGACCGTCGAGTCCGTGCTCGCCGAGACCCGCAACGCCTACCGCGCCTACGACACCCTCGGCTGCGACGTCCTGGCCATGGTCGCCAACCGGGTCGCCCGCGAGGACCGCGACGAGATCGCCGGCCAGCTCGACTCCCGGCTCCCGGTGCCCTGTTACGTCCTGCCCGACGAGCCGGCCCTGTCCGCGCCGACCGTCTCGCAGATCAGCCACGCCCTCGGCGCCAAGGTGGTCCTCGGCGACGACTCCGGCCTCGCCCGGGACGTGCTCGGTTTCGTCTTCGGCGGCGCGATGCTGCCGAACTTCCTCGGCGCCCTGACCCCGGGCTGCCTCGTCGTCACCCCGGGCGACCGCGCCGACCTGGTCGTGGGCGCGCTCGCCGCGCACAGCGCCGGCACCCCGCCGATAGCCGGGGTGCTGCTCACCCTGGACGAGGTGCCCGGGGACGACATCCTCACCCTGGCCGACCGCCTCGCGCCCGGCACCCCGGTGCTGTCGGTGGCCGGCACCAGCTTCCCCACCGCCGAGCAGCTGTTCTCCCTGGAGGGCAAGCTCAACGCGGCCACCCCGCGCAAGGCGGAGCGCGCCCTCGGCCTGTTCGAGCGGTACGCCGACACCGCCGACCTCGCGCGCCGCGTCTCGGCGCCCAGCAGCGACCGCGTCACGCCGATGATGTTCGAGCACAAGCTGCTGGAGCAGGCCCGCTCCGACCTGCGCCGGGTCGTGCTGCCCGAGGGCACCGAGGAGCGCGTGCTGCACGCGGCCGAGGTGCTGCTGCGCCGGGGCGTGTGCGAGCTGACCCTGCTCGGCCCGGTCGACCAGATCCGCAAGAAGGCCGCCGACCTCGGCATCGACCTGGGCGAGTCCCAGCTGATCGACCCGGCCGACTCCGAGCTGCGCGACGCCTTCGCCGAGCAGTACGCGGCCCTGCGCGCCCACCGGGGCGTCACGGTGGAGCTGGCGTACGACGTCGTCTCGGACGTGAACTACTTCGGCACGCTGATGGTCCAGGAGGGCCTCGCCGACGGCATGGTGTCCGGCTCGGTGCACTCCACGGCCGCGACCATCCGCCCGGCGTTCGAGATCATCAAGACCAAGCCGGACGCGGACATCGTCTCGTCGGTGTTCTTCATGTGCCTGGCCGACAAGGTCCTCGTCTACGGCGACTGCGCGGTCAACCCGGACCCGGACGCCGAGCAGCTCGCCGACATCGCCATCCAGTCGGCGACCACGGCCGAGCGGTTCGGTGTGGAGCCGCGGATCGCGATGCTGTCGTACTCCACCGGCACCTCCGGCTCGGGCGCCGACGTCGACAAGGTCCGCGAGGCCACCGAGCTGGTCCGCTCCCGCCGGCCCGACCTGAAGATCGAGGGCCCGATCCAGTACGACGCCGCCGTGGAGCCGTCGGTCGCGGCGACCAAGCTGCCCGGCTCCGAGGTCGCCGGGCAGGCGAGCGTGCTGATCTTCCCCGACCTGAACACCGGCAACAACACCTACAAGGCCGTGCAGCGCTCGGCCGGCGCGATCGCCGTCGGCCCGGTGCTGCAGGGCCTGCGCAAGCCGGTCAACGACCTGTCCCGGGGCGCCCTCGTCCAGGACATCGTCAACACCGTCGCCATCACGGCGATCCAGGCCCAGACCCCCGCCCCGTCCCCGAGCGAGAAGGCAGCCGCCCAGTGA